The following coding sequences are from one Alosa alosa isolate M-15738 ecotype Scorff River chromosome 13, AALO_Geno_1.1, whole genome shotgun sequence window:
- the ube3d gene encoding LOW QUALITY PROTEIN: E3 ubiquitin-protein ligase E3D (The sequence of the model RefSeq protein was modified relative to this genomic sequence to represent the inferred CDS: deleted 1 base in 1 codon), with translation MEESGKQHEIFVELRQRLESGLLILRKDIAQCPTEVKVDSSNSSLLIQTPRGLRCAELPPGVRVVQGSCQPTPTGDGGEGLHFRLRLSVDQPAEAQGSVIERLQVQQPYGFYCQACRSRILEQRVFRRVLPLPSGNWNALVGEWCCHPDPFANRKLHPRAEDCLTGDTHFLLVRDSSCNQTLIVESKQDPASDHQLPITDKTLKSPGQPNVPPPRVSCKNCSATLGEALTRDVLKFYITEVVETESEDCETDRTGRRLEFVEKTVSARLVELSSAQSTFRFSIQGPSGTAAILLWVLNTDTLVASFPEIPVSGDDTLIFPGDSCHPSEDRSRCAVGAIKVLYLPCGPSMHQDTVSAWEKDISVHTLTLPQTTCQEVLQLLRASTSSLPPSLRCMNSYQVAFMRR, from the exons GAAGGACATCGCTCAGTGCCCCACCGAGGTAAAGGTTGACAGCAGCAACTCTTCCCTCCTCATCCAAACCCCCCGAGGCCTGCGGTGTGCCGAGCTGCCACCAGGGGTCCGTGTGGTGCAGGGCTCCTGCCAGCCCACCCCCACTGGCGATGGAGGAGAGGGACTCCACTTCAGACTGCGCCTCAGTGTAGACCAGCCGGCAG agGCTCAGGGGAGTGTTATTGAACGGCTACAGGTCCAGCAGCCGTATGGCTTCTACTGCCAGGCCTGCAGGAGTCGCATCCTGGAACAGAG GGTGTTCCGGCGGGTTCTCCCTCTGCCCAGCGGGAACTGGAACGCGTTGGTGGGCGAGTGGTGCTGCCACCCGGATCCCTTCGCCAACAGGAAGCTCCACCCGCGGGCGGAGGACTGCCTGACGGGGGACACCCACTTCCTGTTGGTGAGGGACAGCAGCTGCAACCAGACGCTCATAGTGGAGTCCAAGCAAGACCCCGCCTCTGACCAC CAGCTGCCAATCACAGACAAGACTCTGAAGAG CCCAGGCCAGCCCAACGTGCCCCCCCCACGGGTCTCCTGTAAAAACTGTTCGGCCACGCTAGGAGAGGCCCTCACTAGAG ATGTGTTGAAGTTCTACATAACGGAGGTTGTGGAGACTGAAAGTGAGGACTGTGAAACAGACAGGACCGGGAGGAG aTTAGAGTTTGTGGAGAAGACTGTGTCCGCCAGGCTGGTTGAACTGTCGTCAGCTCAGAGCACCTTCCGCTTCTCCATTCAAGGACCCAGTGGCACAGCGGCTATCTTG CTCTGGGTCCTGAACACCGACACCCTGGTTGCCTCATTTCCCGAGATTCCGGTATCCGGCGACGACACCCTCATCTTTCCTGGCGACAGTTGCCATCCCAGTGAGGATCGATCACGCTGCGCCGTCGGCGCAATCAAAGTCCTCTATCTCCCCTGTGGTCCCAGCATGCACCAGGA TACTGTAAGTGCCTGGGAGAAGGACATCAGTGTCCACACACTGACCCTCCCTCAGACCACCTGCCAGGAAGTGCTTCAGCTGCTGAGAGCGTCCActtcctctctgcctccatCACTGCGCTGCATGAACTcctaccag GTGGCCTTTATGAGAAGATAA